Part of the Acidobacteriota bacterium genome is shown below.
GCTCGAAAGGCGCGGAAAGTTATCTCAAGCTTGCCAAAGAAGTCATTAACAAAGAGGTGATGAACAATAATGTCAAAGAAAGCACTGGGCAGGGGGCTTAGTGCGCTCTTTAGCCCCACAACCGCGATTGAGAGCGACCTGCTTGAACTCGGCATTGACCAGATCGAACCGAACCCTTCGCAACCCCGCAAATTTTTCGCCGAAGACAAACTCGAAGAGTTGGCGCAATCGATTCGCGCCAACGGCTTGATTCAGCCCTTGGTGGTGCGGCGCGCCGGCGAGAGTTTTCAAATCATCGCCGGCGAACGGCGCTGGCGCGCGGCGCAACGCGCCGGACTGATGAAAGTCCCCTGCGTCATTAAAGAGGTTCGCGAAGATGAAGTGCTCACCCTCTCTTTGATTGAAAACATTCAACGCGAAGAACTCAATCCCATCGAAGAAGCCAACGCTTATAAAAGCCTGGTCGAACAACTGGGCGTCACCCAGGAAGAGATTGCCCGGCAGGTCGGCAAAGACCGCGCTTCGATTGCCAATTTCATGCGGCTGTTGAAATTGCCCGCCGAAATTCAACGCCTGGTCGAGGATGAAAAACTGTCGATGGGACATGCGCGCGCTTTGCTGCCGATTGAACACGCTGACAAACAGATTAAACTCGCCCAGCAAATCATCGAACAGGATTTGTCGGTGCGCGAAACCGAACGTTTAGTCAAACACCACCTTGAAGGTAAACCCGCCAAAGTCAAACCCGCGCCAGACCCGGCTATCGAACGCGAACAGGCGAATATCAAAGCCGCTGAAATGAAGTTAAGTAAAAAACTCGCCGCTCCCGTGAAGATAAAATTTTCCGAAAAAGGCGGGGCGATTGAAATCAAATTCATTTCGATGGACGATTTAATGCGCGTTTATGATTTGCTCGACGAAACCGCAAAGCAAAGTTCAGCAATGTAACAGACACAGTTTATTGTACTAAATCGAAGCTTATGAGATTGGGATAAAGGTCAATTGTGAACTCTGCAAAACCGCCAAAAAATTTGCGTTAGATTGATAGGTAACATCATGTGAACAGTGTACCAATCTCTTGCGATCTGATTTCGTCGTTCGTTAGCAACAGCACTGATAAAATTTTGCCGGGATAGACGGAAGAAGGTAACATTCGAGTCGAGGTAAATTTCATGGAAAACATCACGTTACGCGCTCATTATGATGGGACACAGATAAAACTTGATGAGCCGTTTGAACTTGAACCGAATACCAGGTTATTGGTGACGATACTTTCATCATCCGATAGCGACGATGAAGTTTGGCACAATTTTTCGGCTCAAGGATTGAATTCGGCATATAGCGATGATGAACCGGAATATTCGATAAGCCTTATTAAAGAGCAGAATCCTGACTATGAAAGAAGGTGACATTATTCTTACGCCTGTGCCGCAGTCCGACGGGCAAATTAAAAATCGACCCGCTTTGTTTTTACGGGAATTGCCGCCTTTTAATGACGCGCTGGTTTGCGGCATCAGCACACAAGTACAACAGCAAGTTATCGGCTTTGATGAAATCATCGAACAATCGGACGGCGATTTTTCATCAAGCGGATTGATGGCAAACTCGCTGATTCGCCTTGGTTTTCTGGCAGTCATACCACGTCCAAAAATTATTGGAAGCATCGGTTCAATCGCAACTGACCGACATAAACGCTTACTCAAAAATTTAAGCGATTACTTAATCAAGTAACTCGCTTGATAATCTCCTGTGGTAGGCTCCTTACGAAATGAGTCTCTGATGAACCATTCAGCAACCTGCAAATCCTTATTCATTGTCGTCATATTGGTGATGTCTATGCTTTTATCGGAAACCATTGTTTCCGGTCGCAAAAATCCTGTACAGGGTGAGGCGCAGATCATCGGGGTGTGGACGGGCGAATCGATTTGTCAGGTGAAAAATTCGCCGTGTAAAGATGAACACGCAAGCTACCGCATCTCGAAAGGCAAAAGCGCCGGAAAAGTCACCGTTGATTTAGGCAAAATCGTCAACGGCAAAGTTGAAAGCATGGTGGTTTTGGATTTCGATTATGACGCCAAAAGCCAGACCTTGATTTCCACCTATCAACATGGGGTCTGGAAATTCACGGTCAAAGGCAACACCCTGGAAGGCACATTGACGACACCTGAAAACATCGTTTATCGCAAAGTCTCATTGAAAAAAGCCGAATAAACCGCTCGCCCGCAATCCTATATCCCGGCTCTTTCATTCTTGAAAAATCTTCCGGGTTTGCCTGTATCGTTTTAAAGGAAGTTGGGCTGACCCTTTGCGCGTGAGCCGCGCGATTAAATCGCCGCCTCCGATTTCGCAGTTTCTTCGCTAACCAAAGCCAGCGCCGCCAGGTCTTTGTCCGCGAAGCCAAGCGCGACGGCATGCTGTAGACGTTGCGCTAAAAGTTCAGCGGTCGGCATCTGTGCGCCGAATGATTCGGCGGCGGCGAGCGCCAACCGCACATCTTTCAAGCCAAGCGCCAGACGAAACCCCGGCTCGTATTTTTCCTGCAACATCATCGCCGAATAATTTTGATAAACCGGCGACGCAAATAAGGTCGTCGTCAGCGCCTCAAGGCAAACCTTCGGGTCGGTGCCGGATTTTTTGAGCAAGGCTATCGCTTCACTTAAACTTTCAACCGCTGAAGCCAATAAAAAATTGCCGGTGAGTTTTACCATCGCGGCAGCGGTTGGATCTTCACCAACCTTGATGATGCGTTGTCCCATCGCTTCAAAAAGCGGTTGACACTCATTGATGGCATTTGCCTCGCCGCCTGCAACAATCAGTAATTTCGCCGCCGCCGCCGCATCGGGACGCCCGAATACCGGAGCCGCAATGAATCGCTGACGGCGTTTGCGATGAATGGCTTTGAGTTGTTCAACCTGATGAACGCTCAGCGTGCTCATCGAAAGGTGAATCGCGCCATCAGTGAGTCCCTCGGCAATTCCCGTTTCACCCGAAACCACCTGGGTCACGGCTTCATCATCTGCAAGACAGGTGATGACCGCTTCACCTTTGCAAACTTCAGCAGGCGTTTGCGCAACCCGCGCGCCTGCGCTTTGCAATTCTTTGGCGCGTTCCGGTGTGCGATTGAACACTGTAACTTCGTGACCGGCTCTGATGAGATTGCGCGCCATCGCGCTTCCCATTTTTCCAAGACCGATAAATCCGACATTCATGATGCCTCTCTCTTTCGCTTCAGGGTGGATGGCGCAAAGCCATTTACTAAAGCGCCTCGCGGTCAAAGACCGCTCTCTCAACATTTTTATTTGAGCAAAAACAGTCGCAGACGGCTCAGGTTAATCGTTGACCACGGCGATGGCTTCGACCTCAATCAAATAGGCTTCGCGCACCAGTTGTTTGACAACAACCAGAGTGCTCGCCGGCGGGTTGTCGGTATTGATATAGCGATTGCGAATCTCGCGAACCGCGAGCAAATCCGAAGCGTCCGTCAAATAATAATTGAGTTTGATTACCTCTTGAAAAGTTGCACCGACTTCTTCGAGTCGTAATTTGAGGTTTGCGAAAACCTGTTCAACCTGGGCGCGAAAATCGCCTTCACCGACGAGGTTGCCTTGTTTATCGAGCGCCAGTTGCCCGGCGATGTAAAGCGTGCGCCCGCCGCGCACTTCGACAATATGCGAATAGCCGAGCGGCGCGCGATTGATAAAACGAACGTTGGCAGTTGATTGGGTCATTGATGTTTCTCCTTCTAATTTTCTTTCGCAGAATTTTGCCTGGGGTTTAACCGGTTGGATTAATCGTTAAATAATTTCCACTTCTTCAGAAACCCAAAACCTTGAGTTTTCCTGGTCAACAAATTGCGCTTCATCTTTCACCAGAGCAAGCAATGCGTTTCGCGACCCTTCATCCTGACCCAGTGCGCGCAAATCATCCAGAGAATTGAACCAGGCTTCGCCGATGCCATCGTACATTTCCAGACCGCCACGCGCGCGTCGGAAATTTTCGCTCACCTCATTATCCAGCGAATGCGATTGCACATATCTGACGATGCGCAAGGCGTCTTTATATTGTTTGACCAATGCGCCATGTTGATGTTGCCAGTAGTCGAGAAAGGCTTCCCGGCTCATACCGGGTTTTCGTTTCGCGCAGACAATCGTCTTTACCATTGCAAACCTCCTTTGTTAGCAAAGCTGTTCAAGTATTTTGAAAATATGCAAAGCGAGCAAACGGTCAATAATGCGCAGAAGTACCGGGCGGTGATTTGAGAATCGGATATTGAATTTCCGTGATGCCAAAATTTGCATTTTGCGTGACATTGCCGTGCCAGTAGATTTCGCGATTCGCGCCGTCAATCCTGTAGCCTTGATGTGTTATCCATTTTCTCACCGCGCCATAAGCTTCGGGAATCGTCTCATCGCTGCCGTGATGAATCAGGCTGGCATTGACAGTTGCAGGTAATTGATAAACCTTGATGCGGTTGCTTGCGGGTACGTAGTCGTTCAACAAAATCAACGCTTCGCAATCAATCGGTTGCGCCTGTCCCTGACACACATGCCAGATTGCCGCCTGCTGCCCCGTGACCTGGCGTTTCTTCAAATAGTGATTGAGTTCGGCAAATAATTCGGTGGCATCGTCATAGGAATTTAAAAGCCCGCGCATTGAGGCGACCCATTGCGGCTTGATCTGTTTCAAGCGGATTTCATAATTGAGCGCGGCTTCTGCTTTTTCGATTTGCGTAAGCCAACTGTCAACCTGCACGAGGCGTTCCTGTTCTTCGGCAATCCGTCGAGCAAGTTCTTCGCGCTTGTTTTGCAAAGCGTCGCGCACCTCACCGACCAATAAATCTTCTTTTAAGAGAACGGCAATTTCATCAAGCGAAAAGCCTAACTCTTTAAACAACAGGATGCGATTGATGCGTGTGAGCAGATGCGGCGCATAGTAACGATAGCCGGTGAAGCGGTCGACATAAGTGGGTTTGAGCAGGCCGATTTCATCGTAAAACCGCAGGGTTTTGATGGACACGCGGCTGACTCTCGAAAAATCTCCGATTTTAAACATCTGGTCTCCTCCGATTGATGAGAAGTCTAAGCCCTCCCCTAACCGGAGAGTCAATCGGAATATAACAAAAATATTTTTTTCAGGCTCTAACCTTTTCCAACCGCGCAAGTCTCTATACAGTTGAATAGCAAATCGTTAAATTCAGGTCAGTCACCGACAAAATCAACTTTGCCAAGAAAGCAGGTGAATTTGAGGGAGCGAAAAGAAATAGCCGCAATGCCTAAACAAGATAATAAAGACCCGCAAGAGAAAAAGAAGCAACGCGGCTCGCCGCGCGATTTGCTGCGGCTGATGGTTTACGCCAAACCTTATCGTCTGCGGCTAACTATCGCTTTGGCGAGTCTGTTTATCGGCAATTTAATCGGACTGGCATTTCCCAAACTCGTGCAATACCTGATTGACGCGGCATTCATTGACCGCGATTACGCCAAACTCAATCGCATCGGGTTGGTGATTATGGCATCGTTTGCGGTGCAGGCGATTTTCGGATTTGCGCGGGCTTACCTGTTCGCTTTCGTCAGCGAACGCATCCTCGCAGACATTCGCACACAAATTTACAATCACCTGATTCATTTGCCGCTCACCTTTTTCGACAACCGCCGCACGGGCGAACTGGTATCGCGTGTGAGTTCCGATGTCACAGTCATTCAAACCGCGACAACCACGAGCCTTTCGGAACTGCTCAGACAAACCTTGATTTTAGTCGGCGGCATCGCCATCATCGCCATCACCAATCCGAAACTCACAGCCGTGATGCTCGCCATCATTCCCGTTGTGGTTTTGCTCACGGTCTTTTATGGTCGTTACGTTCGCCGCATGAGCACCAAAGTGCAAGACAAACTCGCCGATGCCAATTCCGTTCTCGAAGAGACGCTCGCGGCAATCCGCATCGTGCAATCGTTTGCCAGGGAAGCTTATGAACAGGGGCGTTATCGTTTGAAAATCATGGAAGCCTTGCAGACCGCCATGCGACGGGCGACGGCAACCGGCGGTTTCATCGCGTTCATTATTTTTGTGGTGTACAGCGCGATTGCGACGATTCTCTGGTTCGGCAGCCGCATGGTGATTGCCGGAGAGATTACCGCAGGCGAATTGACCGCCTTCGTGCTTTATACATTCGTCGTGGCGTTTACCATTGGCGGCATGGCTGAGCTTTATACACAGTTTCAACAGGCGATTGGCGCAACCCGGCGGGTGTTTGAAATTTTGGATACCAGACCAGCGATTCAGGACACAGCGGATGCCAAATCGCTTGCTCTGCCCGAAGGTCGCGTTGAACTGCGCGATGTGCGCTTCACTTATGCGGACGAGCGCAATCAAGAAGTGTTAAAAGGCGTAAGCATCGAAGCGCGCGCCGGTGAAATCATCGCTTTGGTTGGCCCATCGGGCGCGGGCAAATCAACTCTGGTATCACTGGTTCCGCGTTTTTACGAAGTCACAGCAGGGGCACTCTTGGTTGATGGCATAGATGTGCGCGATATAAAAGTGAGCGATTTGCGCGAGGCAATTGGCATGGTGCCGCAAGAGACGATTTTATTTAGCGGCACGGTTAAAGAGAACATCGCTTACGGGCGACTCGATGCCACAGACGAAGCGATAGAAAATGCCGCTCGCGCCGCGCACGCCCACGAATTCGTTTCCGAATTTCCCGAAGGTTACAACACCATTGTCGGCGAACGCGGCGTGAAACTTTCGGGCGGGCAACGTCAACGCATCGCGATTGCGCGGGCGCTCTTGAAAAACCCCGCGATTTTAATTTTGGATGAAGCGACCAGTTCGCTCGATTCCGAATCCGAACGTTTGGTTCAAGATGCGCTTGAACATTTAATGCAGGGGCGCACGACTTTTGTGATTGCCCACAGGCTTTCGACGGTGCGCCGCGCCGATAGAATTATTGTGTTGAACGAAGGTCGCATCGTCGAAGAAGGTACACACGAAGCACTGCTCGCCAGCGGCGGCTTGTACAAACAACTGCACGACATTCAATTCAGAGATATGCCAACACAGGAAAAAGCTATATCAGAATTATGAATTTTACGAGATTGTCCCTTTGGGTAATAAATTTATTTTGTATCTTGTGGTTGGTCGTAATATTGCCCGTGTTGGGGATTCTGCCTTTGTATTGTTTGAATGAGAAAAATTCTTTATTGGTGTCAAAAAATAATGTTGTATGCAGAATGGAAGCGGCTGCGCTTGTTGACGTTTGGGCAATTTTTCATCCAACAGAAACGGTTGGCGCAGATGAATGGCCTCCTATCTCAAAAAAACAGTGGGTTGTTATTTATTTTTTTGTCTTTAGCATATCAGGATTGTGCATCATTTATTTTTATCGTATGAGGATGAGAAAACACCCAACCAGAAATGAGTCTCAAAATGTTGATATGCATTAGCATTAACAACGCAGAGCATTATACCTGGGGCGAAGGTTGCGACGGCTGGCATCTGCTCAAACGCGACGATCTGAGCATCATTCAGGAGCGCGTACCGCCCGGCAAATTTGAAGTCAGGCATTTGCATCACCAGGCGCGGCAATTTTTTTATATTTTAAGCGGCGAAGCGACGATGATTGCGGACGACGAACGCATCACGTTGCAAGCCGGTGAAGGTATCGAAATCCCGCCCGGCACGCGGCATCAATTCAGAAACGATTCCAGTGCAGAAGTCAATTTTCTGGTCATCTCTTGTCCGAAAAGCCACGGCGATAGAGAGAATGTTGAAAGCGAACCTCAGTAATGAATTACCAATTTGACCGCAGTAAAAGTTTGCAGGAATTAGAAGGCAAGGATTGGAGTGAGCCGACCTACAGTTCTTATCTGGTCACGACCTGTCACGCCTTGCGAAGAAAACCGCTCAATCAATTTTCAGTTGAAGATTTGCGAATCTTGATTGGGCAAAGTATCGGGTTGGGATTCTTAATCCCGCTCGCGCTCGAAATACTGGCTGAAAACCCTATGACTGGCGGCGATTATTATCCTGGCGATTTATTGAAAAATGTTTTGCGCATTAATTCTTTCTTCTGGCAAGAAAACCCGGAGCTTCATCAGAAAATGAGAGCCATAATTTTTGAGGTTGAGTCTTTGAAAAAGACAATAGAAGATGAAATTTTACCAGCGGCAGAAAAATTCAAAAACTTGGATATCTTCTCCCAATAATTTTTAGAGTAGAACTCATTTATACAAACGGATTGTCAATTATGAATGACGCTAAGATTCAGAAAAAATTAGAGCAAATGGATACGCCCGATATGCACGAAACCTTGCTGCGCGGGCAGTGGAAAAATTATGCGCGGTTTGCCTATGAGCATTACTTGCAAGAAGGGCGCGGCGCAATTTTGATTGACTTGAAACGCGCAAGCTTTAAAGGCAAACAATTGCAACTGCCATCGCATTATGTTGCCGACGCCAGCGACAAACTTGCGAAACTCGGCGGCTGGCCAAGCCCGGAAATTGCCGCCGTCGTTCGTGATTACGACCCCGAACTTGACCTCATCTTTTTAGTCTGGCGGCTTGATGATGAAATTATCTATTATGTGGCGACCGATGATTTCACGCCCAAACAGGCTTATGAAGCGCGGCGTTAAATGATTTCACCATAGATAATGAATCGCAGGACGCGGAAAGCGAAGGTGATTATGAGTACCAAAGTCAAAGCAACCATCGAAGACCTTTACGAGGAAAAAGGTAAAGCCGAACTCATTGATGGGGAGATTCAGAAATTTATGCCGACAGGAAGAAGACCCAGCAGAGCGAGTTTTAATATAGCCCTTAGCCTGATGGAACACGAAAGAACACATGGCGGAGGCGTCGCTGTAGCTGATAATGCAGGCTTCATTGTTGATTTACCCAAGCGTGAATCCTTCAGCCCCGATGCCGCATGGTTTGCTGGTGCAATGGACACAAATGACGATATGGATTTTTTTGATGGCGCTCCGGTCTTCGCAGTTGAAGTGAGAAGTAAAAACGATTATGGCGCGAAAGCTGAACGCGAAATGGCGGAAAAACGCCGCGATTATTTTGCCGCCGGAACCCTGGTGGTCTGGGATGTCGATTTGCTCGGCGAAGAGATTATCAAGGCTTATAAAGCCGACACCCCTGAGCGCCCCGTCATTTTCAAACGCGGCGAAACGGCAAATGCCGAACCCGCTGTACCCGGCTGGCAAATGCCGGTCGATGATTTATTTCGTTAAGTGCGGCGCATAGGCTCAATCGCGTGAATGAAGATTTCGCAACGGAGATTTTTTGCAAATTCAAGAACACTCGAAAAGCGAAGGTGATTATGAGTACCAAAGTTAAAGCAACCATCGAAGACCTGTATGAGGAACCCGGCAAAGCCGAACTCATTGATGGGGAGATTCAGAAATTTATGCCGACAGGAGATAGACCCGCACGAGCCAGTGGAGCAATTTATGTAAGTTTATATTTATATGAACGCCAAACCGGATTGGGACGCGCTTACCCGGACAATACGGGCTTCATTGTCGATTTACCGAACCGCGAATCGTTCAGCCCCGATGCCGCCTGGTTTGTCGGCGAACCTTCGGGTATGAAATTTCTCGACGGCGCGCCCGCTTTTGCGGTTGAGGTGCGTAGCGAACATGATTATGGCGCGAAAGCTGAACGCGAAATGGCGGAAAAACGCCGCGATTATTTTGCCGCCGGAACCCTGGTGGTCTGGGATGTCGATTTGCTCGGCGAAGAGATTATCAAGGCTTATAAAGCCGACACCCCTGAGCGCCCCGTCATTTTCAAACGCGGCGAAACGGCAAATGCCGAACCCGCTGTACCCGGCTGGCAAATGCCGGTCGATGATTTATTTCGTTAAACATTTTGAAAAACTCACTGGAGGATACTGATTGATTGTGATTGCCTCGCTCGTCGGTTTTGCCGCAGGATTTATAACCTGGTTCATCGGCTCGTATTTCATCGCTTTGTTTATCAATTGGGGCGCAAATCGCCAGCCGCCCGTAAGCGAAAATGCCTTGAAAGCTTATGAAATTATTTTATGCGGCGTGTGGTTTGTCGTAAGCGTCGGCGTGCTCTACATCGTCACGCGCGCGATGTGGCCGCAGGATTAATTTATAAATTGCCAGCTAAACGACGCGGTCAAAGACCGCTTGCTCAACCGCAGTCAATGGTTTGCCCTGCTGTTTCGGTTTGTCTCATTTCAACATCTCGCGCAACTCTTTTTTCAACAACTTCCCGGTTGGCCCTTTGGGAATGTCTTCGAGAAACGCCACGCTTTTCGGGCATTTGAAATCGGCAAGTTGTTCGCGGCAAAACGCCATGATTTCATCTTCGGTTGCCTGTTCGCCTTCCCGCAAAACAATAAACGATTTTACTTCTTCGCCGTAAAGCGCGTGCGGCACACCAATCGTCGCCGCGTCTTTGACTTTCGGATGCTGGTAGAGCACTTCATCGATTTCACGCGGATAAATATTTTCGCCGCCGCGAATAATCATGTCGCTTTTGCGGTCAACGATGTAATAGAAACCCTCTTCATCGCGGTATCCCAAATCGCCCGAATGAAACCATCCCGAACGAAAAGCTTCGGCATTTGCCGCATCATTTTTGTAATACCCTCCGGTGACATTCGCGCCGCGTATGACGATTTCACCGACTTGACCGGCAGGCAATTCTCTATCTTTCTCATCAAACACGTTCATCTGGTTGCCGATGGGAAGTCCTACGGAACCGACTTTGCGCCCTTCATCAACCGGGTTGAATGTCGAACGGCAACTGGTTTCCGAAAGCCCGTACCCTTCGATGACCGTGCAACCGAACAACGCTTCATAGGTTTTCATCACTTCAATCGGAACCGGCGCGGAACCACAGAGCGCAAACCGCAACGATGAAATATCGCACTTGGCGGACACCCCTTGCGGATAAGTTTGATTGAGTAGCGAAAGCATGGTCGCAACCGAACCGAAATAAGTCACGCCATATTTACTCACAATTTCCCAATGACGCGAGGCGCTGAATTTTTCCGCAAGCACGATGCTCCCGCCAGCCATAAGCGCCGCAAGCCCTGTGGTCATCAAGGCATTCACATGAAAAAGCGGCATAATCATCAGCGACCTGTCCGCTTCCGTGAGGCGCAACCAATCGGCAATCTCTCTGGCGTTCACCAATAAATTTCCGTGCGTCAGCAACACGCCTTTCGGTTTTCCAGTAGTCCCCGAGGTGTAAATAATCATCGCCACATCTTCCAATTGCGGATTGCGGATTGCGGATTGCGGATTGTTTTCTGCTGAGGGTTTCTTCTTTCTATTTTCTGCTGAATCCTGAATCCCGAATCCTGAATCCTCGACAACAACAATGTGTTGCAAACTCGGAATGGCGGCGCGGGCTTCTTCGATGCGCGGCAGTAAATCCGTTTGAGTAATGACGACGGTGGCTTCGGAATTTGCGATGATGAATTCGATTTCGTGGGCTTTCAGGTGTGAATTGACCGGACCTGCCCACGCGCCGAGTTTGAAACAGGCGAAATAGGCAATCAGATATTCGGCGGAGTTCGTCAGGTACAGACTCACCCGCGAGCCGTGTTCGATGCCAAGCGCAGCGAGCCTTGCGGCGGCGCGATTGACTGCGTCATCAAAGGCGCGATAAGTAAAAACCCGTTCGTCGCATTCTGAAAAGAGAAAATCTTTTTCGGGAAACCGGGCGACGCGGCTTTCAAGAAGTTCTTTGATACTGGAAAAACTCTGCTCGGACATGAGGCTCATCTTAGCGAAAACTGAAGCGGTCGCAAAGCGCCAGACGAACAGGTAAAAGCGCTTTTTTAACTTCGTCCGGGCACTTAAATATTTTTATCTTCAAGCTGACCGGTTTTTATCAACCCATCCTTCGCGTGATTGACAAATGCTTCACCAATCAATCAAAGTTTCCCACGCCGTAAAAGCAATCCCCGTATTTATAAAATCATTACATAAGGAGTTTTGAACATGGCTCTCGGAGATCAATTCACCAATTTAGACGCCACGGCTCAGGCAGAACTGGTGCGCAAAAAAGAGGTCAAACCGCTTGAACTGGTCGAAGCGACCATTGAACGCATTGAAAAAGTGAACCCGCAAATCAATGCCATCGTCACCAAAATGTATACGGAAGCGCGCGCCGCGGCGAACGCCCCAATCACGGATGCGCCTTTCGCGGGTGTGCCGTTTTTACTGAAAGATTTGCTTGCCGCCTACCAGGGCGTGCCCATGTCATCGGGGTCAAAATATCTTAAAGATTTCAAACCCAATGAAGACAGCGAACTCGTAGCCCGTTACAAACGCGCAGGCTTGATTGTCGTCGCCAAAACCAACACCCCGGAATTCGGTATCTTGCCAACCACCGAACCCGATTTATTTGGCGCGGCGCGCAATCCCTGGAATACCAATCACATCACAGGGGGTTCGTCGGGCGGTTCGGCAGCGGCGGTTGCCGCAGGCATTGTGCCCATCGCCCACGCCAATGATGGCGGCGGTTCGATTCGCATTCCGGCTTCATGCTGCGGCGTGTTTGGCTTAAAACCGACGCGCGCCCGTAATCCTCTGGGACCAAATTTCGGCGATATGTTCAGCGGCTTGATCGCCGAACACGCCGTGTCGCGCACGGTTCGCGATAG
Proteins encoded:
- a CDS encoding Uma2 family endonuclease, with amino-acid sequence MSTKVKATIEDLYEEKGKAELIDGEIQKFMPTGRRPSRASFNIALSLMEHERTHGGGVAVADNAGFIVDLPKRESFSPDAAWFAGAMDTNDDMDFFDGAPVFAVEVRSKNDYGAKAEREMAEKRRDYFAAGTLVVWDVDLLGEEIIKAYKADTPERPVIFKRGETANAEPAVPGWQMPVDDLFR
- a CDS encoding contact-dependent growth inhibition system immunity protein — translated: MNYQFDRSKSLQELEGKDWSEPTYSSYLVTTCHALRRKPLNQFSVEDLRILIGQSIGLGFLIPLALEILAENPMTGGDYYPGDLLKNVLRINSFFWQENPELHQKMRAIIFEVESLKKTIEDEILPAAEKFKNLDIFSQ
- a CDS encoding Uma2 family endonuclease, which gives rise to MSTKVKATIEDLYEEPGKAELIDGEIQKFMPTGDRPARASGAIYVSLYLYERQTGLGRAYPDNTGFIVDLPNRESFSPDAAWFVGEPSGMKFLDGAPAFAVEVRSEHDYGAKAEREMAEKRRDYFAAGTLVVWDVDLLGEEIIKAYKADTPERPVIFKRGETANAEPAVPGWQMPVDDLFR
- a CDS encoding cupin domain-containing protein, whose translation is MCISINNAEHYTWGEGCDGWHLLKRDDLSIIQERVPPGKFEVRHLHHQARQFFYILSGEATMIADDERITLQAGEGIEIPPGTRHQFRNDSSAEVNFLVISCPKSHGDRENVESEPQ
- a CDS encoding MerR family transcriptional regulator, with amino-acid sequence MFKIGDFSRVSRVSIKTLRFYDEIGLLKPTYVDRFTGYRYYAPHLLTRINRILLFKELGFSLDEIAVLLKEDLLVGEVRDALQNKREELARRIAEEQERLVQVDSWLTQIEKAEAALNYEIRLKQIKPQWVASMRGLLNSYDDATELFAELNHYLKKRQVTGQQAAIWHVCQGQAQPIDCEALILLNDYVPASNRIKVYQLPATVNASLIHHGSDETIPEAYGAVRKWITHQGYRIDGANREIYWHGNVTQNANFGITEIQYPILKSPPGTSAHY
- a CDS encoding NAD(P)-dependent oxidoreductase; protein product: MLRERSLTARRFSKWLCAIHPEAKERGIMNVGFIGLGKMGSAMARNLIRAGHEVTVFNRTPERAKELQSAGARVAQTPAEVCKGEAVITCLADDEAVTQVVSGETGIAEGLTDGAIHLSMSTLSVHQVEQLKAIHRKRRQRFIAAPVFGRPDAAAAAKLLIVAGGEANAINECQPLFEAMGQRIIKVGEDPTAAAMVKLTGNFLLASAVESLSEAIALLKKSGTDPKVCLEALTTTLFASPVYQNYSAMMLQEKYEPGFRLALGLKDVRLALAAAESFGAQMPTAELLAQRLQHAVALGFADKDLAALALVSEETAKSEAAI
- a CDS encoding transcriptional regulator — translated: MKEGDIILTPVPQSDGQIKNRPALFLRELPPFNDALVCGISTQVQQQVIGFDEIIEQSDGDFSSSGLMANSLIRLGFLAVIPRPKIIGSIGSIATDRHKRLLKNLSDYLIK
- a CDS encoding ABC transporter transmembrane domain-containing protein, translated to MPKQDNKDPQEKKKQRGSPRDLLRLMVYAKPYRLRLTIALASLFIGNLIGLAFPKLVQYLIDAAFIDRDYAKLNRIGLVIMASFAVQAIFGFARAYLFAFVSERILADIRTQIYNHLIHLPLTFFDNRRTGELVSRVSSDVTVIQTATTTSLSELLRQTLILVGGIAIIAITNPKLTAVMLAIIPVVVLLTVFYGRYVRRMSTKVQDKLADANSVLEETLAAIRIVQSFAREAYEQGRYRLKIMEALQTAMRRATATGGFIAFIIFVVYSAIATILWFGSRMVIAGEITAGELTAFVLYTFVVAFTIGGMAELYTQFQQAIGATRRVFEILDTRPAIQDTADAKSLALPEGRVELRDVRFTYADERNQEVLKGVSIEARAGEIIALVGPSGAGKSTLVSLVPRFYEVTAGALLVDGIDVRDIKVSDLREAIGMVPQETILFSGTVKENIAYGRLDATDEAIENAARAAHAHEFVSEFPEGYNTIVGERGVKLSGGQRQRIAIARALLKNPAILILDEATSSLDSESERLVQDALEHLMQGRTTFVIAHRLSTVRRADRIIVLNEGRIVEEGTHEALLASGGLYKQLHDIQFRDMPTQEKAISEL
- a CDS encoding ParB/RepB/Spo0J family partition protein; the encoded protein is MSKKALGRGLSALFSPTTAIESDLLELGIDQIEPNPSQPRKFFAEDKLEELAQSIRANGLIQPLVVRRAGESFQIIAGERRWRAAQRAGLMKVPCVIKEVREDEVLTLSLIENIQREELNPIEEANAYKSLVEQLGVTQEEIARQVGKDRASIANFMRLLKLPAEIQRLVEDEKLSMGHARALLPIEHADKQIKLAQQIIEQDLSVRETERLVKHHLEGKPAKVKPAPDPAIEREQANIKAAEMKLSKKLAAPVKIKFSEKGGAIEIKFISMDDLMRVYDLLDETAKQSSAM
- a CDS encoding EthD domain-containing protein is translated as MVKTIVCAKRKPGMSREAFLDYWQHQHGALVKQYKDALRIVRYVQSHSLDNEVSENFRRARGGLEMYDGIGEAWFNSLDDLRALGQDEGSRNALLALVKDEAQFVDQENSRFWVSEEVEII
- a CDS encoding RidA family protein, encoding MTQSTANVRFINRAPLGYSHIVEVRGGRTLYIAGQLALDKQGNLVGEGDFRAQVEQVFANLKLRLEEVGATFQEVIKLNYYLTDASDLLAVREIRNRYINTDNPPASTLVVVKQLVREAYLIEVEAIAVVND